From the Arthrobacter sp. PM3 genome, one window contains:
- a CDS encoding DEAD/DEAH box helicase: MPLDIVETFDHLRESYFRYYDTPFGLADENLEAERRRILDKDNGVYREPFIELRPEYVASTQSFEESVQHAHASKDLVEFARTGLVPAGRDLYTHQESALTSAVRDKRNVVVTAGTGAGKTEAFLLPLLSNLLAESTSWTGHGSSVATWWRGADSPFVPQRETEAGRTKAVRSIILYPMNALVDDQLIRLRKALDSDAARTWLDKNRRGHRFYFGRYTGATPVTGAVDNKVAVGNLRSYLQDIDQRSTQMQQLDDESKYFMPHLGGAEMVSRWDMAHAAPDILITNYSMLNVLLLRERDSPYFDSTREWLQASSDHRFTFIVDELHSYRGTAGTEVALLIRNFKMRLGLAEDSSQFQVIAASASLESNRDEAFVEEFFGVPRESFDFLSGQLIRAQDPTLDLSETGFATPDGVPGHTDELTGASALSNVFFLAENGDPQSKPQAKSLKQIEHHLFPALPEDSRRQAVQKLLKAAAASPEKAGAVRWPLLRSHLFFRNVPGMWACTDPACPEVQEGRSPTRPVGRLYSEPVSRCLCGSRVLEFLYCQNCGDVFLGGYVPAGSTQPPGKSVTLLADLSDIEHLPDQAGLERTANNYLLYWPQKQNPDLEDREWTADGKKVEYAFRRSILRPETGELRPTGSNDHTGWTFHVATPAGKRGQNSGVFKRNPEQLSPFPTRCPNCADDWEVTHTADGPVASSDKKRQRSPIRAMRTGFEKINQVLITELLQDLEPANRKTIVFTDSRQDAAKLSSGISLRHYQDLLRLLLRTELAATDQIAVDIPLAKEHFVDGRKTAESKDAIKRLRAKDLNAFTLLQDVWDLESDVPETEAIRRLTQSPSLPVLTDRVSQRLVEMGTNPGGPSASLQQTDEKVPSSWSSIYRWDPSPARKTDLSTAQKKLESAIDKNVQKEIIDGLFSGVGRDYESLGLGWVGLVGSVSATENVPSSPAAIAQSSLRILAGMRRFAGMRNVSDTPPRKLKTFWQAVSLKFDMDVDDVQTLVRKVWGDAVSNFLIHAEMATIYQPSSSEWTCQNCRRRHLVFGCGLCTYCGKDLPEATAHGTELDYYGHKAIYGQGQFRLTAAELTGQTDRLAAQSRQARFQNVFLNQTENKKSDGIELLSVTTTMEAGVDIGALDSVILANMPPTRFNYQQRVGRAGRRLTPMAVSLTVCRGRSHDEYYFGRPELITSEPTPQPYLALNRPEIYTRALRSETLRRAFIGFTDALSQDDAFSGLGNNTHGQFGLVSDWARVKPLLSRWLNDNRATVEEAVAGLATYTNLSQDDLDIARASIASLAEDISMVAFSDIPGHSDLSQRLAESGLLPMFGFPSKVRDLYLKKPSSAFPWPPDNVIDRDAAMAVNQFAPGSELVRDGKIYPVIGVASFYPAGRTVTAEDNALGDQRLIDVCRQCAYVEEKPIGSVYAAGSCPQCGADPGIFSTIDLREPKGYRAGTPRDFDGNFSWSPKSTSIRAVADLQKLQPVSLPGSVAYSGRGKRYVINDNSGKSFQFKQALPNDYWGGYIAIAPDGTSAVHTDQSEPSIAAALGTIQPTDFLFYGPQSAEIKLQGLRLDLSTGTPQQHGAYDSIQGRRAAWYSLSFLMRTVAAKKLDIQSQEFNAGIFTGLKDGEPTTFAFLADTLENGAGFSTHLGRPEILHEYLADIDTYLDELAGEHSVECSSSCYRCLRDYSNMAYHALLDWRLARDLKAVLDGRNLTIELDKQRQAIKNWAAVYNVSLLENDFAACALWDKAAEGRIAVILRHPLESGEADLMSDRLTKATAQINDECADLDGVVYVDMFMLDRNPNHVINLFRSLR, encoded by the coding sequence ATGCCTTTAGACATCGTGGAGACGTTCGACCACTTGCGGGAGTCATATTTTCGTTATTACGACACACCGTTCGGGCTGGCTGACGAAAACCTTGAAGCAGAACGACGTCGGATCCTCGACAAGGACAACGGCGTCTACAGGGAACCCTTCATCGAACTGCGCCCCGAATACGTGGCCTCCACGCAGTCCTTCGAGGAGTCAGTACAACACGCGCACGCCTCAAAGGACTTGGTTGAGTTCGCCCGGACCGGTCTCGTGCCTGCCGGTCGGGACCTGTACACTCACCAGGAGTCAGCCCTGACATCGGCCGTAAGGGATAAACGCAATGTGGTGGTGACCGCAGGCACCGGTGCAGGTAAGACGGAGGCCTTTCTTCTGCCCCTACTTTCTAACCTTTTGGCCGAATCAACCTCCTGGACCGGTCACGGATCATCCGTCGCGACATGGTGGAGAGGGGCAGATAGTCCGTTTGTGCCACAGCGGGAGACAGAGGCTGGACGCACCAAAGCTGTCCGCTCCATCATTTTGTATCCGATGAACGCGCTGGTTGATGATCAGCTGATCCGGCTGCGGAAGGCACTGGACAGTGACGCGGCCCGGACGTGGTTGGACAAGAACAGGCGCGGGCACCGCTTTTACTTCGGTCGGTACACCGGGGCAACGCCCGTCACCGGAGCAGTAGACAATAAAGTTGCCGTGGGAAATCTCCGCTCCTATCTTCAAGATATCGACCAACGCAGTACCCAGATGCAACAGCTCGATGACGAGTCTAAGTACTTCATGCCCCATCTTGGCGGAGCTGAGATGGTCTCCAGGTGGGACATGGCCCACGCTGCCCCCGACATCCTCATCACCAACTATTCGATGCTCAACGTCCTGCTCCTGCGCGAGCGTGACAGTCCGTACTTCGACTCAACCCGTGAATGGCTTCAAGCCAGTTCTGACCATCGATTCACTTTCATCGTCGATGAACTGCACTCCTACAGAGGTACCGCCGGCACAGAAGTCGCGCTGCTCATCCGCAACTTCAAGATGAGGCTCGGACTGGCCGAAGACTCCAGCCAGTTCCAAGTTATCGCCGCCTCAGCCTCCTTGGAATCTAACCGGGACGAGGCCTTCGTTGAGGAATTCTTTGGTGTGCCGCGCGAATCATTTGATTTCCTTTCCGGACAGCTCATCCGCGCACAGGATCCGACTCTAGACCTGTCGGAAACGGGATTCGCAACCCCAGACGGCGTCCCCGGCCACACGGACGAGCTCACGGGAGCCAGTGCCCTGAGTAACGTCTTCTTCCTGGCAGAAAACGGGGATCCTCAATCAAAACCGCAGGCGAAGTCTCTTAAGCAGATCGAACATCATCTATTCCCCGCGCTGCCTGAAGATTCGCGCCGACAGGCAGTACAGAAGCTCTTAAAAGCTGCTGCAGCCTCTCCGGAGAAGGCAGGCGCGGTCAGATGGCCTCTACTGCGAAGCCATCTTTTCTTCCGCAACGTACCGGGTATGTGGGCTTGCACCGACCCGGCGTGCCCTGAAGTTCAGGAAGGGCGCAGTCCGACACGTCCTGTAGGGCGCCTGTACTCCGAACCGGTCAGCCGGTGCCTATGCGGCTCCAGAGTACTGGAATTCCTGTACTGCCAAAATTGTGGAGACGTCTTCCTGGGAGGGTACGTACCCGCCGGTTCGACCCAGCCACCGGGAAAGTCTGTAACCCTGCTGGCAGACCTGTCCGACATCGAACATCTACCCGATCAGGCGGGTCTCGAGCGGACAGCCAATAACTACCTTCTTTACTGGCCGCAGAAGCAGAACCCGGATTTGGAGGATCGGGAATGGACTGCAGACGGCAAAAAAGTAGAGTACGCATTCAGGCGCTCAATCCTCAGGCCCGAGACGGGCGAGCTCCGTCCGACCGGAAGTAACGACCACACAGGCTGGACGTTCCACGTGGCCACACCAGCAGGCAAGCGCGGCCAAAATTCGGGCGTCTTCAAACGGAACCCAGAGCAGTTGTCGCCGTTCCCGACGCGGTGCCCTAATTGCGCCGATGACTGGGAGGTAACCCACACCGCTGATGGGCCAGTGGCATCGTCAGACAAGAAACGTCAAAGATCACCCATTCGGGCCATGCGCACCGGGTTCGAAAAAATAAATCAGGTGCTCATCACAGAACTGCTCCAAGACCTCGAGCCCGCGAACCGGAAAACCATCGTCTTCACGGACAGCCGGCAGGACGCGGCCAAGTTATCTTCCGGAATCAGCCTCCGCCACTACCAGGACCTGTTGCGGTTGCTCCTCCGTACGGAACTTGCGGCAACGGATCAGATTGCAGTCGATATTCCGTTAGCCAAGGAACATTTCGTCGACGGAAGGAAGACCGCAGAGTCCAAGGACGCGATCAAACGCCTGCGTGCCAAGGATCTGAACGCATTCACCCTCCTGCAGGACGTGTGGGACCTTGAGAGTGACGTGCCGGAAACGGAAGCCATCCGCCGACTTACTCAATCTCCTTCACTTCCCGTTCTCACCGACCGTGTTAGTCAGCGGCTTGTGGAGATGGGTACAAATCCCGGCGGTCCATCGGCTTCTCTCCAGCAAACTGACGAGAAAGTCCCCTCATCCTGGTCGTCTATCTACCGCTGGGATCCTTCACCAGCACGGAAAACAGACCTATCCACTGCCCAGAAGAAGCTCGAGAGTGCCATAGACAAAAACGTGCAGAAGGAAATCATTGACGGATTATTTTCTGGGGTAGGACGCGACTATGAGTCGCTAGGTTTAGGTTGGGTTGGACTCGTGGGATCTGTCAGCGCCACTGAGAATGTCCCATCCTCTCCGGCTGCCATCGCACAGTCCAGCCTGCGCATCCTTGCAGGAATGCGCCGATTCGCCGGCATGAGAAACGTTTCCGACACGCCACCGAGGAAGCTGAAGACCTTCTGGCAGGCAGTCTCGCTGAAGTTCGACATGGACGTTGATGACGTTCAGACATTGGTCCGGAAGGTATGGGGCGACGCAGTATCCAACTTTCTCATCCACGCCGAGATGGCAACCATCTACCAGCCCTCCAGCAGTGAATGGACATGTCAGAACTGCCGACGCCGACACCTGGTATTTGGGTGCGGTCTGTGCACGTACTGCGGTAAGGACCTCCCAGAGGCAACTGCCCATGGGACAGAACTTGATTATTACGGGCATAAGGCCATTTATGGCCAGGGCCAGTTCCGTCTCACCGCGGCCGAACTTACCGGCCAAACCGATCGGCTCGCCGCCCAATCCCGGCAAGCCCGGTTCCAGAATGTTTTCCTCAACCAGACGGAGAACAAGAAGTCCGACGGGATTGAGCTGCTCTCCGTCACCACAACGATGGAAGCTGGCGTCGATATTGGCGCCCTCGATTCCGTCATCTTGGCCAACATGCCACCCACCCGATTCAACTACCAGCAGCGCGTAGGGCGTGCCGGCCGACGTCTGACGCCCATGGCGGTGTCACTCACCGTGTGCAGGGGCCGTAGCCACGATGAGTATTACTTTGGACGGCCCGAACTCATCACCAGTGAACCAACACCGCAGCCATACCTGGCCCTCAACCGTCCCGAAATTTATACACGTGCTCTGAGAAGTGAAACGCTCCGGCGTGCATTCATCGGCTTTACCGACGCCCTCTCTCAGGATGACGCATTCTCCGGATTAGGTAACAACACACATGGCCAGTTCGGGTTGGTATCGGACTGGGCCAGGGTGAAGCCACTGCTAAGTCGATGGCTCAATGACAACCGGGCAACAGTTGAGGAGGCGGTGGCCGGTTTGGCGACATACACGAACCTAAGCCAGGATGACTTGGACATTGCACGTGCCAGTATCGCCTCCCTGGCTGAGGATATTTCCATGGTTGCCTTCAGTGACATCCCCGGCCATTCCGACCTTAGTCAGCGGTTGGCCGAAAGCGGCCTCCTGCCGATGTTCGGGTTCCCCTCAAAGGTTCGGGACCTCTACCTCAAGAAACCAAGCTCCGCTTTCCCCTGGCCGCCGGACAATGTAATCGACCGCGATGCAGCGATGGCAGTTAACCAGTTCGCTCCCGGCAGTGAGCTGGTGCGCGACGGGAAAATTTATCCTGTCATCGGAGTGGCCTCCTTCTACCCTGCTGGTCGCACAGTTACGGCTGAAGACAATGCATTGGGTGACCAACGACTAATCGATGTATGCAGGCAGTGTGCATACGTGGAAGAAAAACCAATAGGCTCGGTATACGCGGCCGGCTCTTGCCCACAGTGCGGAGCTGACCCCGGAATCTTCAGTACCATCGATCTCCGGGAGCCCAAAGGATATCGTGCAGGCACCCCCCGAGACTTTGACGGCAACTTCTCCTGGTCACCCAAGTCGACCTCTATCCGGGCCGTGGCCGACCTCCAAAAACTGCAGCCCGTTTCCCTCCCCGGTTCAGTCGCATATTCGGGCCGTGGGAAGCGGTATGTGATCAATGACAACTCCGGCAAATCCTTCCAGTTCAAGCAAGCCCTCCCGAACGATTACTGGGGCGGCTACATAGCCATAGCTCCTGATGGGACGAGTGCGGTGCACACCGACCAGTCCGAGCCCTCCATCGCTGCTGCGCTGGGAACAATTCAACCGACGGACTTCCTGTTCTACGGACCGCAGTCAGCCGAAATCAAGCTTCAGGGGCTACGGCTAGATCTAAGCACCGGAACGCCTCAACAACACGGCGCGTATGACTCTATTCAAGGCCGCCGAGCTGCTTGGTACTCACTGAGCTTCCTAATGAGGACAGTGGCTGCGAAGAAGCTAGACATTCAATCCCAGGAATTCAACGCCGGAATTTTTACCGGGCTAAAGGACGGCGAGCCAACCACGTTCGCTTTCCTTGCCGACACCTTGGAGAACGGCGCGGGCTTCAGCACCCACCTGGGAAGACCCGAGATCCTTCACGAATACCTCGCCGACATTGACACCTACCTGGATGAACTGGCGGGTGAGCACTCCGTGGAGTGCTCGTCTTCCTGCTACCGCTGCCTGCGTGATTATTCGAATATGGCTTACCACGCACTCCTTGACTGGCGTCTAGCCAGAGACTTGAAAGCAGTACTCGACGGCCGGAATCTGACCATCGAGCTGGACAAGCAACGGCAAGCAATCAAAAACTGGGCTGCGGTCTACAACGTCTCTCTACTCGAGAACGACTTCGCCGCCTGCGCACTGTGGGACAAAGCAGCCGAAGGACGCATCGCGGTGATCCTGCGGCATCCCCTGGAATCAGGAGAAGCTGACCTGATGTCGGACAGGCTGACGAAGGCAACAGCACAGATTAACGACGAATGCGCCGATCTGGATGGAGTGGTTTATGTCGATATGTTCATGCTTGACCGCAACCCAAACCATGTCATCAACCTCTTCCGAAGCCTCAGGTAA